From Thunnus albacares chromosome 22, fThuAlb1.1, whole genome shotgun sequence, the proteins below share one genomic window:
- the alox12 gene encoding arachidonate 12-lipoxygenase, 12S-type, whose amino-acid sequence MEVYTVTVATGTSEYSGTNNYIFVTLVGERGESERTLLDNPGLDFCRGAVDQYKVNSLSPLGSLLLVRLEKQKYWVEDNWFCRYVTVELPGGDKVLTFPCYRWLIGDIKLEIREGTARTLRDDSLPLLLAHRQTELQDRQKTYRWVTWAPGIPRCIDAKTEADLPQDVRFDNEKRSDFEHSLHYALLELSLKKMAIRFGKSWNDLDDFKRIFWKLRSPIAEYCMEHWKEDWFFGYQCLNGSNPRMIQRCKTLPGNFPVTPDMVQSSLPPRTNLNKELKAGNIFLLDYAIVDGIPTNTIRGKPQYIAAPLCLLYQHPDQGLIPIAIQLGQTPGLDTPMFLPRDPPLAWVMAKLWVRHSEFQVFQVLSHLLRTHLVIEVFCVATLRQLPAVHPIYKLLAPHLRYTLEINCRGRTQLISANGIFKRVVSTGGDGLLILAQREYKELTYRSLHPCHDFTDRGVSHLPNYFYKEHGLMLWDAIHSFVSDMVGIFYQSDHDVQEDLELQAWIRDITQEGFTELPNFGLSSKLSTREELNTLLAIAIFTSTAQHAATNNGQFDWCAWVPNTPCTMRHPPPTDKDSITMEMIMATLPDVSQSCVQMAITWHLGRAQPDAIPLGQYTEEHFTEGQAQEVIDRFRKELKEIEGHILSQNEGLELQYLFLLPSRIENSITI is encoded by the exons ATGGAAGTCTACACTGTAACAGTGGCAACTGGTACATCCGAGTATTCAGGCACCAACAACTACATCTTTGTGACCCTGgtgggggagagaggggagagtgAGCGTACCCTGCTGGACAACCCTGGGCTGGACTTCTGTCGAGGAGCA GTGGATCAGTACAAGGTGAACAGCCTCTCTCCTTTAGGCTCCCTGCTACTGGTCAGACTGGAGAAACAGAAATACTGGGTGGAAGATAACTGGTTCTGCCGCTATGTCACTGTGGAACTTCCTGGTGGAGACAAAGTGCTGACTTTTCCATGTTACCGCTGGCTTATAGGAGACATAAAGCTGGAAATAAGAGAAGGAACAG CTAGGACACTGAGGGATGACTCCTTACCTCTGCTGTtggcacacagacagacagagctgcAGGACAGACAGAAGACTTACAG ATGGGTGACGTGGGCTCCAGGGATTCCCAGATGCATCGATGCTAAAACAGAAGCAGATTTACCCCAAGATGTCCGCTTTGACAATGAGAAGAGGAGTGACTTTGAACATTCCCTACACTATGC CTTGCTGGAGTTGTCACTGAAAAAGATGGCCATCAGGTTTGGGAAGTCCTGGAATGACCTGGATGATTTTAAACGGATCTTCTGGAAGCTGAGAAGTCCCATTGCTG AGTACTGTATGGAGCATTGGAAAGAGGACTGGTTCTTTGGATACCAGTGTCTGAATGGCTCCAACCCAAGAATGATCCAGAGGTGCAAGACGCTGCCAGGAAACTTCCCAGTCACACCAGACATGGTGCAGAGCTCCCTGCCTCCCAGGACCAACCTGAACAAAGAGCTAAAG GCAGGGAACATCTTCTTGTTGGACTATGCCATCGTTGATGGGATTCCCACCAACACAATCAGGGGAAAACCTCAGTACATCGCTGCTCCCCTGTGTCTGCTTTACCAACATCCAGACCAAGGACTCATACCTATTGCGATACAG CTTGGACAGACTCCAGGCCTGGACACGCCCATGTTCCTGCCCAGAGACCCACCCCTGGCCTGGGTAATGGCTAAGTTGTGGGTACGTCACTCTGAGTTCCAGGTGTTCCAGGTGCTGTCTCACCTGCTCAGGACTCACCTGGTCATAGAGGTGTTTTGTGTGGCGACTCTTAGACAGCTGCCTGCTGTACACCCTATATATAAg ctcctggcTCCTCATCTGCGCTACACCCTAGAGATCAACTGTAGGGGGCGCACTCAGCTCATCTCAGCTAACGGCATCTTCAAACGG gttGTGTCTACAGGCGGTGATGGTCTGTTGATTCTGGCTCAGAGGGAGTACAAGGAGCTGACCTACCGCTCCCTCCACCCCTGCCACGACTTCACTGACAGAGGAGTTTCCCACCTCCCAAACTATTTTTACAAGGAACATGGCCTGATGCTGTGGGACGCCATACACAG TTTTGTCTCAGATATGGTTGGAATATTCTACCAGTCAGACCATGATGTGCAGGAAGACCTGGAGCTCCAAGCCTGGATCAGAGACATAACACAAGAAGGCTTCACAGAGCTCCCCAACTTTG GTCTGTCCAGTAAGCTCAGCACCAGAGAGGAACTCAACACTCTGCTGGCCATCGCCATTTTTACCAGTACAGCCCAGCATGCTGCTACTAACAACGGACAG TTTGACTGGTGTGCCTGGGTACCCAACACACCTTGCACTATGAGACACCCCCCACCAACAGACAAGGATTCCATTACGATGGAGATGATCATGGCCACTCTTCCTGATGTCAGCCAGTCCTGCGTGCAGATGGCGATCACATGGCATCTGGGACGTGCACAACCAGATGCA ATTCCTTTAGGCCAATACACAGAGGAGCACTTCACTGAAGGGCAGGCCCAGGAGGTGATTGACAGGTTCAGAAAGGAGCTGAAGGAGATCGAGGGCCACATCCTGAGTCAGAATGAAGGACTGGAGCTTCAGTACCTTTTCTTGCTGCCCAGCCGCATAGAAAACAGCATCACTATATAG
- the rnaseka gene encoding ribonuclease kappa-A: MMRVLICGPKLAACGIVLSTWGVIMLAMLGIFFTTHSAVLIEDVPVTDEDIHEDKNPPQRIYELYNKVGYNCFIAAGIYVLFAAFSCCQMRLNKQREYLVH; the protein is encoded by the exons ATGATGCGCGTCTTGATTTGTGGACCGAAACTCGCCGCGTGTGGGATTGTATTGAGCACGTGGGGGGTCATCATGTTG GCCATGCTAGGGATCTTCTTCACAACACATTCAGCAGTTCTGATTGAAGATGTGCCTGTGACAGATGAAGACATCCATGAAGA TAAGAACCCTCCGCAGAGGATCTATGAGCTCTACAACAAAGTGGGGTACAACTGCTTCATAGCAGCTGGTATCTATGTCCTGTTTGCAGCGTTCTCCTGCTGCCAAATGAGGCTCAACAAGCAGAGA GAGTACCTGGTGCACTAG